From the genome of Brienomyrus brachyistius isolate T26 chromosome 8, BBRACH_0.4, whole genome shotgun sequence, one region includes:
- the rps21 gene encoding 40S ribosomal protein S21, whose translation MQNDAGEFVDLYVPRKCSASNRIIGAKDHASIQINIADVDKTTGRFNGQFKTYAICGAIRRMGEADDSLLRLAKNDAIVSKNL comes from the exons ATGCAGAACGACGCTGGTGAATTCGTGGACTTGTACGTCCCTCGCAAGTG CTCCGCTAGCAACAGAATCATCGGCGCCAAAGACCATGCTTCTATTCAGATCAACATTGCCGAT GTTGACAAGACAACGGGCAGATTCAATGGCCAGTTTAAAACCTACGCCATCTGTGGAGCCATCCGAAGAATG GGTGAGGCGGATgactccctgctgaggctggcaAAGAATGATGCCATTGTGTCCAA